The proteins below come from a single Dermacentor albipictus isolate Rhodes 1998 colony chromosome 7, USDA_Dalb.pri_finalv2, whole genome shotgun sequence genomic window:
- the Polr3F gene encoding DNA-directed RNA polymerase III subunit RPC6 isoform X2, giving the protein MAQGVTVKVEKLDASEIEQKIVELCSANPTGITDKIVQMHIPNVEPTVRVAAFNSLLAQGKLEILKQKNQQLLYRLKNSDADNKCKGSDREEKVVYKIVEEAGDKGIWIRDIRIKSGLVLTSLNKILKSLESKKLIKAVKSVSASKKKVYMLYNLEPDRSVTGGAWYSEQEFESEFVEVLNQQCHRFLVKKLAVAKETTSDPLLEKNASFASSKEVWEFIKKLGISKVQLSVEDIEMILNTLIYDGKVERTVVCGSSSLGGSSKDSSPGEDLVNLYRAVEPLIDSAGLMRMPCGTCPVIHNCYEGGAVSPATCQYFKKWLSEDFDDNGTFEDGSLKQKLAGKRAPMSLMSLPTRLSSRLRGHRRSNEVYHLPLLPSPLLHSSRRHVFSASPHSTAKDTNASEERLLHCLPLIALRTPE; this is encoded by the exons ATGGCACAGGGCGTCACGGTGAAAGTCGAGAAGCTCGACGCTTCAGAGATAGAGCAAAA GATCGTCGAGCTCTGCTCGGCCAACCCGACGGGCATCACGGACAAGATCGTGCAAATGCACATTCCCAACGTTGAACCCACCGTCCGAGTCGCGGCTTTCAACAGCTTGCTGGCACAG gGTAAGCTAGAGATCCTGAAGCAGAAGAATCAGCAACTGCTGTATCGTCTGAAAAACTCTGACGCCGACAA CAAATGCAAGGGCTCCGACAGAGAAGAAAAGGTCGTGTACAAGATCGTGGAAGAGGCCGGAGACAAAG GGATTTGGATTCGCGACATCCGGATAAAGAGCGGTCTCGTTTTGACCTCACTGAACAAGATTTTGAAGAGCCTTGAGAGCAAGAAATTGATCAAAGCTGTCAAATCTGTATCG GCCTCCAAAAAGAAAGTGTACATGCTGTACAACCTCGAACCTGACCGGTCTGTTACGGGCGGCGCATGGTACAGTGAGCAAGAATTTGAGTCCGAGTTCGTGGAAGTTCTGAATCAACAGTGCCACAGGTTCCTCGTGAAGAAG CTTGCAGTTGCCAAGGAGACGACAAGCGACCCCTTGTTGGAGAAAAATGCTTCCTTCGCCTCTTCAAAAGAGGTCTGGGAATTCATAAAGAAGCTCGGCATCAGTAAG GTTCAGCTAAGTGTGGAGGACATTGAAATGATCCTGAACACGCTCATCTATGATGGGAAAGTGGAAAGGACAGTCGTCTGCGGCTCGAGCAGCCTGGGAGGCTCTTCAAAGGACAGTTCTCCCGGAGAAGACTTGGTGAATCTCTACCGTGCCGTCGAGCCATTGATTGACAGCGCGGGCCTGATGCGCATGCCCTGTGGAACATGTCCG GTGATCCACAACTGCTATGAGGGTGGTGCGGTTTCCCCAGCTACGTGCCAGTACTTCAAGAAGTGGCTGTCTGAAGACTTCGATGATAACGGGACGTTTGAGGACG gctccttgaaacaaAAACTGGCTGGCAAAAGAGCGCCTATGTCGTTGATGTCGCTGCCTACCCGCCTTTCGTCACGTCTCCGAGGTCACCGCCGATCCAACGAAGTTTATCACCTGCCTTTGCTACCCTCTCCACTGCTGCATTCTTCTCGTCGCCATGTATTCTCAGCATCTCCACACAGCACAGCGAAAGATACGAACGCATCAGAAGAAAGGCTCCTCCATTGTCTGCCCCTAATCGCCCTCCGCACGCCTGAGTGA
- the LOC135914396 gene encoding protein dpy-30 homolog, whose amino-acid sequence MAEDQNNAAKTEVADEVRAATDTVTTGASENTQASADKENIGASLPKKSKMDTDFHSLPTRQYLDQTVVPILLQALSTLAKERPPNPIEYLANYLMKNKSQFEHGSHSVNGQN is encoded by the exons ATGGCGGAAG ACCAGAACAACGCTGCCAAGACAGAAGTGGCCGACGAAGTCCGCGCTGCTACGGACACCGTCACTACCGGCGCATCGGAAAACACTCAG GCAAGCGCCGACAAGGAGAACATCGGCGCTAGCTTACCGAAGAAGTCCAAAATGGACACCGACTTCCACTCCCTACCAACGAGGCAGTATCTGGACCAGACTGTCGTGCCCATTCTTCTTCAGGCACTATCGACGCTTGCCAAGGAGCG GCCCCCCAACCCGATCGAATACCTGGCAAACTACCTGATGAAAAATAAGTCGCAGTTCGAGCATGGGAGTCACTCCGTGAACGGCCAGAACTGA
- the Polr3F gene encoding DNA-directed RNA polymerase III subunit RPC6 isoform X1 — protein sequence MTSWRADAGTSMRRRQPSSVLPSLFRRIVELCSANPTGITDKIVQMHIPNVEPTVRVAAFNSLLAQGKLEILKQKNQQLLYRLKNSDADNKCKGSDREEKVVYKIVEEAGDKGIWIRDIRIKSGLVLTSLNKILKSLESKKLIKAVKSVSASKKKVYMLYNLEPDRSVTGGAWYSEQEFESEFVEVLNQQCHRFLVKKLAVAKETTSDPLLEKNASFASSKEVWEFIKKLGISKVQLSVEDIEMILNTLIYDGKVERTVVCGSSSLGGSSKDSSPGEDLVNLYRAVEPLIDSAGLMRMPCGTCPVIHNCYEGGAVSPATCQYFKKWLSEDFDDNGTFEDGSLKQKLAGKRAPMSLMSLPTRLSSRLRGHRRSNEVYHLPLLPSPLLHSSRRHVFSASPHSTAKDTNASEERLLHCLPLIALRTPE from the exons atgacgtcatggcgagcTGATGCAGGAACTTCAATGCGGCGTCGCCAACCGTCGTCCGTTTTACCAAGCCTTTTCCGACG GATCGTCGAGCTCTGCTCGGCCAACCCGACGGGCATCACGGACAAGATCGTGCAAATGCACATTCCCAACGTTGAACCCACCGTCCGAGTCGCGGCTTTCAACAGCTTGCTGGCACAG gGTAAGCTAGAGATCCTGAAGCAGAAGAATCAGCAACTGCTGTATCGTCTGAAAAACTCTGACGCCGACAA CAAATGCAAGGGCTCCGACAGAGAAGAAAAGGTCGTGTACAAGATCGTGGAAGAGGCCGGAGACAAAG GGATTTGGATTCGCGACATCCGGATAAAGAGCGGTCTCGTTTTGACCTCACTGAACAAGATTTTGAAGAGCCTTGAGAGCAAGAAATTGATCAAAGCTGTCAAATCTGTATCG GCCTCCAAAAAGAAAGTGTACATGCTGTACAACCTCGAACCTGACCGGTCTGTTACGGGCGGCGCATGGTACAGTGAGCAAGAATTTGAGTCCGAGTTCGTGGAAGTTCTGAATCAACAGTGCCACAGGTTCCTCGTGAAGAAG CTTGCAGTTGCCAAGGAGACGACAAGCGACCCCTTGTTGGAGAAAAATGCTTCCTTCGCCTCTTCAAAAGAGGTCTGGGAATTCATAAAGAAGCTCGGCATCAGTAAG GTTCAGCTAAGTGTGGAGGACATTGAAATGATCCTGAACACGCTCATCTATGATGGGAAAGTGGAAAGGACAGTCGTCTGCGGCTCGAGCAGCCTGGGAGGCTCTTCAAAGGACAGTTCTCCCGGAGAAGACTTGGTGAATCTCTACCGTGCCGTCGAGCCATTGATTGACAGCGCGGGCCTGATGCGCATGCCCTGTGGAACATGTCCG GTGATCCACAACTGCTATGAGGGTGGTGCGGTTTCCCCAGCTACGTGCCAGTACTTCAAGAAGTGGCTGTCTGAAGACTTCGATGATAACGGGACGTTTGAGGACG gctccttgaaacaaAAACTGGCTGGCAAAAGAGCGCCTATGTCGTTGATGTCGCTGCCTACCCGCCTTTCGTCACGTCTCCGAGGTCACCGCCGATCCAACGAAGTTTATCACCTGCCTTTGCTACCCTCTCCACTGCTGCATTCTTCTCGTCGCCATGTATTCTCAGCATCTCCACACAGCACAGCGAAAGATACGAACGCATCAGAAGAAAGGCTCCTCCATTGTCTGCCCCTAATCGCCCTCCGCACGCCTGAGTGA
- the Polr3F gene encoding DNA-directed RNA polymerase III subunit RPC6 isoform X3, producing MTSWRADAGTSMRRRQPSSVLPSLFRRIVELCSANPTGITDKIVQMHIPNVEPTVRVAAFNSLLAQGKLEILKQKNQQLLYRLKNSDADNKCKGSDREEKVVYKIVEEAGDKGIWIRDIRIKSGLVLTSLNKILKSLESKKLIKAVKSVSASKKKVYMLYNLEPDRSVTGGAWYSEQEFESEFVEVLNQQCHRFLVKKLAVAKETTSDPLLEKNASFASSKEVWEFIKKLGISKVQLSVEDIEMILNTLIYDGKVERTVVCGSSSLGGSSKDSSPGEDLVNLYRAVEPLIDSAGLMRMPCGTCPVIHNCYEGGAVSPATCQYFKKWLSEDFDDNGTFEDVF from the exons atgacgtcatggcgagcTGATGCAGGAACTTCAATGCGGCGTCGCCAACCGTCGTCCGTTTTACCAAGCCTTTTCCGACG GATCGTCGAGCTCTGCTCGGCCAACCCGACGGGCATCACGGACAAGATCGTGCAAATGCACATTCCCAACGTTGAACCCACCGTCCGAGTCGCGGCTTTCAACAGCTTGCTGGCACAG gGTAAGCTAGAGATCCTGAAGCAGAAGAATCAGCAACTGCTGTATCGTCTGAAAAACTCTGACGCCGACAA CAAATGCAAGGGCTCCGACAGAGAAGAAAAGGTCGTGTACAAGATCGTGGAAGAGGCCGGAGACAAAG GGATTTGGATTCGCGACATCCGGATAAAGAGCGGTCTCGTTTTGACCTCACTGAACAAGATTTTGAAGAGCCTTGAGAGCAAGAAATTGATCAAAGCTGTCAAATCTGTATCG GCCTCCAAAAAGAAAGTGTACATGCTGTACAACCTCGAACCTGACCGGTCTGTTACGGGCGGCGCATGGTACAGTGAGCAAGAATTTGAGTCCGAGTTCGTGGAAGTTCTGAATCAACAGTGCCACAGGTTCCTCGTGAAGAAG CTTGCAGTTGCCAAGGAGACGACAAGCGACCCCTTGTTGGAGAAAAATGCTTCCTTCGCCTCTTCAAAAGAGGTCTGGGAATTCATAAAGAAGCTCGGCATCAGTAAG GTTCAGCTAAGTGTGGAGGACATTGAAATGATCCTGAACACGCTCATCTATGATGGGAAAGTGGAAAGGACAGTCGTCTGCGGCTCGAGCAGCCTGGGAGGCTCTTCAAAGGACAGTTCTCCCGGAGAAGACTTGGTGAATCTCTACCGTGCCGTCGAGCCATTGATTGACAGCGCGGGCCTGATGCGCATGCCCTGTGGAACATGTCCG GTGATCCACAACTGCTATGAGGGTGGTGCGGTTTCCCCAGCTACGTGCCAGTACTTCAAGAAGTGGCTGTCTGAAGACTTCGATGATAACGGGACGTTTGAGGACG TGTTCTGA
- the LOC135914395 gene encoding uncharacterized protein has product MGSPLLRDGGDLLQQVSADNLELLEQIGLFLSLEKVEHADKFYKTVVGARLLQHLWKKLSREDEIEAHRNEALLAIAEYVKKNPRATEEQILKEVQTQIDAFVQKIQ; this is encoded by the exons ATGGGTTCGCCGTTACTAAGAGACGGTGGCGATTTGCTTCAGCAAGTAAGCGCTGACAATCTTGAGTTGCTAGAACAG ATTGGCTTGTTTTTGTCCCTGGAAAAAGTTGAACACGCGGACAAGTTCTACAAAACGGTAGTTGGTGCGAGGCTCCTGCAACACCTCTGGAAGAAGCTCAGCAGAGAAGATGAGATTGAAGCACACAGG AATGAAGCTCTGCTTGCCATAGCAGAATATGTCAAGAAAAACCCGAGAGCCACAGAAGAACAAATCCTCAAAGAGGTACAGACCCAGATAGATGCATTCGTTCAGAAGATCCAGTAA